The following proteins come from a genomic window of Denitromonas sp.:
- a CDS encoding LysR family transcriptional regulator, with protein MSRSLLRDLPLRELLALEASLRLGSLARAAEELSVTPSAISHRIRQLERTLGIALLARRGRGVAPTAAAAACQHELSSLVAEFRRATHALRHSAQQTLHIDVTPVLGATWLTGQLAALRQALDLPRLQVELSATRLPNAPADPRTDILIELVADPHAPGLTRLFGARIGAYVDARSPLSSPVSLGELQQQTLLRQTVVEWSDWCVAAFGHSAPLHYGVMLDDPLSALEACLAGGGPALLSTLSVAPYVDSGRLRPLHPARIDAGHYAISLTERGQRKALARRAAAALVALAVA; from the coding sequence ATGAGTCGTTCATTATTGCGTGATCTGCCCTTGCGGGAGCTGCTGGCGCTCGAAGCCAGCCTGCGCCTGGGCTCGCTGGCGCGGGCGGCCGAGGAGCTGTCGGTGACGCCCTCGGCGATCAGCCATCGCATCCGTCAGCTCGAGCGCACCCTGGGCATCGCCCTGCTGGCGCGCCGCGGGCGTGGCGTGGCGCCAACCGCCGCGGCCGCCGCCTGCCAGCATGAACTGAGCTCGCTGGTGGCGGAGTTTCGCCGCGCCACCCACGCCTTGCGTCATAGCGCGCAGCAGACGCTGCATATCGATGTCACGCCGGTGCTCGGAGCCACCTGGCTGACCGGCCAGCTGGCCGCCCTGCGCCAGGCCCTGGATCTGCCCCGGCTGCAGGTGGAACTGAGCGCCACGCGCTTGCCCAATGCCCCCGCCGACCCGCGCACCGACATTCTCATCGAGTTGGTGGCCGATCCGCACGCGCCCGGCCTCACCCGCCTGTTCGGCGCCCGCATCGGCGCGTATGTGGATGCCCGCTCACCGCTGTCCAGCCCGGTGAGCCTCGGCGAGCTCCAGCAGCAGACGCTGCTGCGGCAAACCGTGGTCGAGTGGTCCGATTGGTGTGTCGCCGCCTTCGGCCACAGCGCGCCGCTGCATTACGGCGTGATGCTGGACGACCCGCTCAGCGCGCTCGAAGCCTGCCTGGCCGGCGGCGGCCCCGCCTTGCTCAGCACCTTGAGCGTGGCGCCCTATGTCGACAGCGGCCGGCTTCGTCCGCTCCATCCGGCGCGGATCGATGCCGGCCACTACGCCATCTCGCTCACCGAGCGCGGCCAGCGCAAGGCGCTGGCGCGCCGCGCCGCCGCTGCGCTGGTGGCGCTGGCCGTGGCCTAA